The following are encoded together in the Mammaliicoccus vitulinus genome:
- the yajC gene encoding preprotein translocase subunit YajC codes for MEVLVQLLPIILIFALVWFLMIRPQQKRAKEHRELLNRLEVGQKVTSIGGIKGTVRAVDESIVVVSVNDKGQEITFEKPAIKQVDPS; via the coding sequence ATGGAAGTATTAGTACAATTATTACCTATTATTTTAATTTTCGCACTTGTATGGTTCTTAATGATTAGACCACAACAAAAACGTGCAAAAGAGCATCGTGAATTATTAAACCGTTTAGAAGTTGGTCAAAAAGTTACTTCAATCGGTGGCATTAAAGGAACAGTTAGAGCAGTTGACGAATCAATCGTTGTTGTATCTGTTAATGACAAAGGACAAGAAATTACATTTGAAAAACCAGCTATTAAACAAGTAGACCCTTCATAA